The following nucleotide sequence is from Bacteroidota bacterium.
TTGTCGCTCTGAAAAACCGGATTACAACGCTATTAAAAATCTGCCCACCACTACCCTTCCGGAATGGAATATTACAGCCAATAATCCGCAAAAAGTATTACTCATATTTCCACATCCCGATGATGAAATAATTTGTGCCGGAACAGTTGCTAAAATGATGAACATGGGTTGGGAAGTTAGTTTGCTTACCCTTACACAAGGTGAATCGACCCAGGGTAAAAAAATACGTAAAGCAGAATGGATGTGTACACATACAATTTTGCCCTATCATTACATGTATATACATGATTTCTATAATAACCCGTGGGATAGCCTCCTCAACAATCAGTTGCAGTTTTGGGATGATCATCAGGACACCATATTATCGGTAATACGCAGTGCCATTGATTCGCTAAAGCCTGATATTTTAATCACTTATGATGATGAAATAGGTGGCTATGGGCATCAGGAGCATGAAATAACTGCCCAGTTGGTGCACGACTTATTCGAACGAGAAAAACAGAATCCCGCTTTTGCACCGCAATTACTGTATCAATTTACACTGCCGGATGCCTGGGAACAATTTGTTATTAGCAAGGTGGCTTCTTACCAACCGGCACTGGAACGCCAGCACTCCGCAGGTTTACCCGAACCTACTGTTGCTGTGGATATTATTGACCAATGGCCGGCGAAAGCAGCGGCTGCTGCCTGTTATAAATCGCAGAAAGATATTCTTAACAAATTTTATTTATTACCTCCAAATACAGACAGGACAAGGTTTTACGCAACTTTCAACAAGGAATATTTTATACTTTTCCAACGTTGACAGGGCTTTGTTCTATTTTTGCACTTCATTTCTGGCTAGGCCGTAATGCAAACAGAGAAATTACCCTTAAGGGGTCAACTTATATATGCTTCAGGAACGCTTGGTTGGAGCGTGGTAGTAAACCTCCTCGCTGGTATCATCATATATTTTTACCAACCGGTAGGTGATGACCAACTGAATAACCTTATTCCTAAAATAACCATTTTAGGCTTCATCAATGCACTAACACTGGTGGTTTTAAGTGCACGTTTAATTGATGCTTTAATTGACCCGTTAATTGCGCATTTAAGTGATAAAAGCGGACATAAACGTGGCCGAAGAATTCCATTTATGGCCTTCGCCTTATTACCCGTTTTAGTCACCGGTTTTTTATTATGGATGCCACTTACCCGAACTGAAAGTATGGGTAATATCTGGTGGCTAGCCGGAATTCAAATTTTATTTAATGTCGCTATTTCCTTTTATGTTATTCCGTATAACGCATTACTTCCTGAATTTGGATACAATAGTGAAGTAAAACTGCGCATTTCTACCTTTCAATCTATTGCATATACCATCGGTTTGGTTATTGCAAGTGCTTCAAATGCCTTACTCAACTTTTATCAGGATGTATTCCATATGGAAGATAAGTTCAGAGCTTATCAAGTTGCGATTTGGACCATTTTTGTAATCGGTTGGGTATTTTTATTAATTCCTGTTTTTCTGAAAGAAAAAAAATATATCATTCCAAATCCTGTAACTACCAGTATTAAAGATAATTTTAAAACGGTTTTAGGAAATAAAAATGTGTTGTTGTATTTAATTGCCGATTTCACTTATTTTATTTCATTAACCATTATCGGAACCGGTGCGTTATATTACGTGAAAGCCTTGCTACATCTGGAAGAGAAGCATGGCACCGGAATGGTTGCCACCACTGTAGGATTGGCAATGATATGGTCGCCAATTGTATATTTTCTTGCTAAACGTTTTTCTAAAAAAATAATGATTCTATCTTCATTATTTATGTTGTCACTGGTGTTTTCCTGTGTTCGGTATTTAGGTAATTTTGGTATGGGAAATGTATATGAAGCTTATTTATTTGCCGCAATATTATCTATTCCGTTTTCTGTTTTAGGCATTTTACCACCGGTAATTTTAGCTGAGCTCACACAGGCCGATGCGCATGAAACAAAAGAAAACCGAGAAGCAACCTTTTTTGCCATTCGCAGTTTGTTTATTCAGTTCGGGCAAACAATGGGGATAGTAATTTTTACAATTTTAATTGGGTTAGATGAAACCAAAGGATTAGGCAAATATCTTGCGGGTGTATTTAAAAATGTTCCTTTCGAGGAACTGGGCATTCGCTTATCGGGTGTATTTGGATTTGCCTTATGTTTGCTCGCTGCAATTATTTTCTCCTTCTTCAATGAGAAGAAATTGAAAAAAAGTATTGATGCTATGGAAGAAGAGCAATTGTCTGTTAAAGAAACCCCTGCTG
It contains:
- a CDS encoding PIG-L family deacetylase produces the protein MKSSILILITVLIYSCRSEKPDYNAIKNLPTTTLPEWNITANNPQKVLLIFPHPDDEIICAGTVAKMMNMGWEVSLLTLTQGESTQGKKIRKAEWMCTHTILPYHYMYIHDFYNNPWDSLLNNQLQFWDDHQDTILSVIRSAIDSLKPDILITYDDEIGGYGHQEHEITAQLVHDLFEREKQNPAFAPQLLYQFTLPDAWEQFVISKVASYQPALERQHSAGLPEPTVAVDIIDQWPAKAAAAACYKSQKDILNKFYLLPPNTDRTRFYATFNKEYFILFQR
- a CDS encoding MFS transporter; this encodes MQTEKLPLRGQLIYASGTLGWSVVVNLLAGIIIYFYQPVGDDQLNNLIPKITILGFINALTLVVLSARLIDALIDPLIAHLSDKSGHKRGRRIPFMAFALLPVLVTGFLLWMPLTRTESMGNIWWLAGIQILFNVAISFYVIPYNALLPEFGYNSEVKLRISTFQSIAYTIGLVIASASNALLNFYQDVFHMEDKFRAYQVAIWTIFVIGWVFLLIPVFLKEKKYIIPNPVTTSIKDNFKTVLGNKNVLLYLIADFTYFISLTIIGTGALYYVKALLHLEEKHGTGMVATTVGLAMIWSPIVYFLAKRFSKKIMILSSLFMLSLVFSCVRYLGNFGMGNVYEAYLFAAILSIPFSVLGILPPVILAELTQADAHETKENREATFFAIRSLFIQFGQTMGIVIFTILIGLDETKGLGKYLAGVFKNVPFEELGIRLSGVFGFALCLLAAIIFSFFNEKKLKKSIDAMEEEQLSVKETPAE